In Oryza sativa Japonica Group chromosome 11, ASM3414082v1, the following are encoded in one genomic region:
- the LOC4350656 gene encoding germin-like protein 11-1 precursor, translated as MKLSTVLCCYLLLLGLFAPEIISDSPPLQDVCPMAPQGERKLFMNGFFCKSPSTIMASDFKTLLLNHAGDLDNMVRSSANIITATEFPGLNTLGISMARTDIAVSGAVLPHSHPRASEMMFVHSGSVVAGFFDTKGKLFQKTLAEGDVFIFPRGLVHFIMNYGFGLATTFSVLNSQNPGVVGITHAMFAPDSEVAEGLMARMLSFRDMGMDDSSSVDSPWFY; from the coding sequence ATGAAGCTCTCCACTGTCCTGTGTTGTTACCTTCTTCTCCTTGGTCTCTTTGCTCCAGAAATCATATCAGATAGCCCTCCTCTTCAGGATGTATGCCCTATGGCACCCCAGGGTGAGAGGAAACTCTTCATGAATGGTTTCTTCTGCAAGAGCCCAAGCACCATAATGGCCTCTGATTTCAAGACATTGCTGCTCAACCATGCCGGGGACCTGGACAACATGGTCCGGTCATCGGCGAACATCATCACCGCCACCGAGTTCCCTGGCCTGAACACCCTTGGCATTTCAATGGCGCGGACCGACATCGCGGTCAGCGGGGCGGTGCTTCCCCATTCCCACCCAAGAGCTTCAGAGATGATGTTTGTTCACAGTGGAAGTGTGGTGGCAGGCTTCTTTGACACCAAGGGGAAGCTGTTTCAGAAGACCCTTGCTGAGGGGGATGTCTTCATCTTCCCCAGAGGTCTGGTCCATTTCATCATGAACTATGGTTTTGGCCTTGCGACAACTTTTTCGGTACTCAACAGTCAGAACCCTGGTGTTGTTGGGATCACCCATGCGATGTTTGCGCCAGATTCAGAGGTAGCTGAAGGGCTGATGGCCAGGATGTTGAGTTTCAGAGATATGGGAATGGATGACAGTAGTAGTGTTGATTCACCATGGTTTTACTGA